One Methanoculleus sp. 7T genomic window carries:
- a CDS encoding NAD(P)/FAD-dependent oxidoreductase: MKSKYDMLVVGGGPAGALAAKTAAEAGNTVCLIEKRPAIGTPIRCAEGIGKELLKEFIKPDPRWVSAEIERARIIAPNGTTVRLEQDKAGNEVGYVLDRKVFDRELVWQAAEAGADVIVKTRATAPIMENGAVRGAKVLSVGTPAEIRADVVLAADGTEAQFARWAGLDTTVPLREMMSCAQYLMTDIDIDSGSTDFYLGNDVAPEGYLWVFPKGERTANVGIGISGRKSRDGSRAKDYLDRFVAKNFPGGKAIECIAGGVPVCRPLPCTAADGLMVIGDAARVVDPLTGGGIGNAMFTGRLAARVASECISKGDCSKEALMPYDVEWRASRMGKFLERNYKVKEYFVTLDDKKLNALADSIASISLKEFSVSALIKELIKRNPMMLFELKALKDALD; encoded by the coding sequence ATGAAGAGTAAGTATGACATGCTCGTCGTCGGGGGCGGTCCCGCCGGTGCCCTTGCGGCAAAGACGGCAGCGGAAGCAGGAAACACGGTCTGCCTCATCGAGAAACGCCCTGCCATCGGCACGCCGATCCGGTGTGCTGAAGGTATCGGCAAAGAGCTCTTGAAGGAGTTCATCAAGCCCGACCCCCGCTGGGTATCTGCGGAGATCGAACGTGCCAGGATCATCGCCCCGAACGGGACCACCGTCCGTCTCGAGCAGGATAAGGCCGGCAACGAGGTCGGCTACGTCCTCGACCGGAAGGTCTTCGACCGGGAACTCGTCTGGCAGGCGGCCGAGGCCGGGGCCGATGTGATCGTCAAGACCCGGGCGACCGCGCCGATCATGGAGAACGGAGCGGTCCGGGGCGCAAAGGTGCTCTCGGTCGGAACGCCGGCCGAGATCCGGGCCGACGTGGTCCTTGCCGCCGACGGCACCGAGGCGCAGTTCGCCCGCTGGGCCGGGCTCGACACCACCGTGCCCCTCCGGGAGATGATGAGCTGCGCCCAGTACCTGATGACCGACATCGACATCGACTCGGGCAGCACGGACTTCTACCTCGGCAACGACGTCGCGCCCGAAGGCTACCTCTGGGTCTTCCCGAAGGGCGAGCGGACGGCGAACGTCGGGATCGGCATCTCGGGCCGGAAGAGCCGGGACGGTTCACGGGCGAAGGATTACCTCGACCGGTTCGTCGCGAAGAACTTCCCGGGCGGGAAGGCGATCGAGTGTATCGCAGGCGGCGTCCCGGTCTGTCGGCCGCTCCCGTGCACGGCCGCCGACGGCCTCATGGTCATCGGCGACGCGGCGAGGGTCGTGGACCCGCTCACCGGCGGCGGGATAGGGAACGCCATGTTCACCGGGAGGCTGGCCGCGCGGGTCGCCTCCGAGTGCATATCAAAGGGCGACTGCTCGAAAGAGGCGCTGATGCCCTATGACGTGGAGTGGCGCGCGTCCCGCATGGGCAAGTTCCTCGAGCGGAACTACAAGGTCAAGGAGTATTTCGTAACCCTCGACGATAAGAAACTCAACGCCCTCGCGGACTCGATCGCGAGCATCAGCCTCAAGGAATTCTCGGTCTCGGCGCTCATCAAGGAACTGATCAAGCGGAACCCGATGATGCTCTTCGAACTCAAAGCGCTCAAAGACGCGTTAGACTGA
- a CDS encoding potassium channel family protein has translation MYTIIVGLGGIGRNLTAIAVNAGDSVVVIDQDEARASDILEHYDVLAITGNATDKSVLQDAGIDRADALVATTSDDSVNLMTCWLAKRYNVRNVVSIVNQKEHSDLFNEVGVKISENPDELVATRLYYWAKSPNLQQVASIPGGTIFEIVAEAGAPIVDHEIRELDVRDFVFIAIRRAGGDLIIPSGTVKIRPGDVITVFTKKEAEGETVKILSKQLKRSV, from the coding sequence ATGTACACCATCATCGTCGGCCTTGGCGGAATCGGCCGGAACCTGACTGCGATTGCCGTAAACGCCGGCGATTCCGTGGTAGTGATCGACCAGGACGAGGCGCGTGCGAGCGACATCCTGGAGCACTACGACGTCCTCGCCATCACCGGGAACGCGACCGACAAATCGGTTCTCCAAGACGCCGGGATCGACCGGGCCGACGCTCTGGTCGCCACCACGAGCGACGATTCGGTGAACCTGATGACCTGCTGGCTCGCGAAACGCTACAACGTCAGGAACGTCGTCTCGATCGTCAACCAGAAGGAACACTCCGACCTCTTCAACGAGGTCGGGGTGAAGATCAGCGAGAACCCCGACGAACTGGTGGCGACCCGGCTTTACTACTGGGCGAAGAGCCCGAACCTCCAGCAGGTCGCCTCGATCCCCGGCGGCACCATCTTCGAGATCGTCGCCGAGGCGGGTGCGCCCATCGTCGACCACGAGATCAGAGAACTCGACGTCCGGGACTTCGTCTTCATCGCCATACGGCGTGCCGGGGGCGATCTCATCATCCCGAGCGGCACCGTCAAGATCCGGCCCGGAGACGTCATCACGGTCTTCACGAAAAAAGAAGCGGAAGGGGAGACGGTGAAGATCCTCAGCAAACAGCTGAAACGATCAGTCTAA
- the rnhB gene encoding ribonuclease HII, with protein MKQMGVICGVDEAGKGSVLGPMVVAAVGCRATGDLAPLPIRDSKVLRPKQREALYEVILRDFAISIVTIDAAGIDDARSRMSMNECVAELHAEALTGLRPESAYLDACDVNAERYGRAVAARLVFPCDIVAEHRADARYKIVGAASVVAKVTRDRAIRDLAEQYGEIGSGYPSDPTTIEFLKGYIRDYGNPPPCARRSWKTVANLYQTTIRDFL; from the coding sequence ATGAAACAGATGGGTGTGATCTGCGGGGTGGATGAGGCGGGGAAGGGCTCGGTCCTCGGCCCGATGGTGGTTGCCGCCGTCGGATGCCGGGCGACCGGGGACCTCGCGCCCCTCCCCATCCGGGACTCGAAGGTCCTCCGGCCGAAGCAGCGCGAAGCCCTCTACGAGGTCATCCTCCGCGACTTTGCGATATCGATCGTCACCATCGATGCCGCCGGGATCGACGACGCCCGGAGCAGGATGAGCATGAACGAGTGCGTGGCCGAGCTCCACGCCGAGGCGCTCACGGGGCTCCGGCCGGAATCGGCATACCTCGACGCCTGCGACGTGAACGCGGAACGCTACGGCCGGGCGGTCGCGGCCCGCCTCGTTTTTCCCTGTGATATCGTCGCCGAACACCGGGCCGACGCCCGCTACAAGATCGTCGGTGCGGCGAGCGTCGTCGCGAAGGTCACCCGTGACCGGGCGATCAGGGACCTTGCAGAGCAGTATGGGGAGATCGGGAGCGGCTACCCCTCCGACCCGACGACGATCGAGTTCCTCAAGGGCTACATCCGGGACTACGGGAACCCGCCGCCCTGCGCCCGCAGGAGTTGGAAGACGGTGGCGAACCTCTACCAGACGACGATCCGGGATTTTCTATAA
- a CDS encoding site-2 protease family protein, with product MNWLQILLLLVLAYALIAFYIRDRGLFSDRIMFFGPIMAIKTERVGFFDWFRKFKTVLRAYATLGVIVVVVVSVFMTLALILAVPQLLVHTPEPTGIYDPRNILAIPGVNQAIPITGAVFAGLLLTIIVHEFGHAILARVEDMRVRSMGLLIAVIPIGAFVEPDEEDVEAAKGMPKIRMFGAGITNNIVVGLACFVVMFLLMGMATPLAVPLVQGVYKDFPAADAGLPGYSVITSINGVPVASQEEISAIMAGTQPGETVTLTAEKDGVEKTYTLTLAEWPEALGDERDSGFMGVYYYNAPMVKEHLGNVADLGLLAPLYLTIAPIDAFIQGNTQQLAILLADTPEQIAWKEPFPFFWGTVHLAFWLGWFNLLVGMFNAIPIVPLDGGYIMKEGVERFFDRLGWSRYAQRVVASISGFVTMMLILLITMPMLVAAMRFVMTLG from the coding sequence ATGAACTGGCTCCAGATACTTCTCCTTCTCGTTCTCGCATACGCCCTGATCGCCTTCTATATCCGCGACCGTGGGCTGTTTTCCGATCGTATCATGTTCTTTGGGCCCATCATGGCGATCAAGACCGAACGAGTCGGGTTCTTTGACTGGTTCCGGAAGTTCAAGACAGTTCTCCGGGCCTACGCGACGCTCGGGGTCATCGTGGTCGTGGTGGTCTCGGTCTTCATGACGCTGGCCCTGATCCTCGCGGTCCCTCAACTCCTCGTGCATACCCCGGAGCCGACCGGGATCTACGACCCCCGAAACATCCTCGCCATCCCGGGGGTCAACCAGGCGATACCGATCACCGGAGCCGTCTTTGCCGGCCTCCTGCTCACGATCATCGTCCACGAATTCGGCCACGCAATCCTTGCCAGGGTTGAGGATATGCGGGTGCGGAGCATGGGCCTCCTCATCGCCGTCATCCCGATTGGGGCGTTCGTCGAGCCCGACGAAGAGGACGTCGAGGCGGCGAAAGGAATGCCGAAGATACGGATGTTCGGCGCCGGAATCACCAACAACATCGTCGTCGGCCTCGCCTGCTTCGTCGTGATGTTCCTCCTCATGGGGATGGCGACGCCTCTTGCCGTCCCGCTCGTCCAGGGGGTCTACAAGGACTTCCCGGCTGCCGACGCGGGGCTTCCGGGCTACTCGGTCATCACGAGCATAAACGGCGTCCCGGTGGCGAGCCAAGAAGAGATATCGGCGATCATGGCCGGGACCCAGCCCGGGGAGACGGTCACCCTGACGGCCGAGAAGGACGGGGTCGAGAAGACGTATACGCTCACCCTCGCCGAATGGCCGGAGGCGCTCGGCGATGAGCGGGACTCCGGGTTCATGGGGGTCTACTACTACAACGCGCCGATGGTGAAAGAGCACCTCGGAAACGTCGCGGACCTCGGCCTGCTCGCGCCGCTCTACCTGACGATAGCCCCGATCGACGCCTTCATCCAGGGCAACACCCAGCAGCTTGCGATCCTGCTTGCGGACACCCCCGAGCAGATCGCCTGGAAGGAGCCGTTCCCCTTCTTCTGGGGCACGGTCCACCTTGCCTTCTGGCTCGGGTGGTTCAACCTCCTGGTCGGGATGTTCAACGCCATCCCGATCGTGCCGCTCGACGGCGGCTACATCATGAAAGAGGGGGTCGAGCGGTTCTTCGACCGGTTGGGCTGGTCCCGCTACGCACAGCGGGTCGTCGCCTCGATCAGCGGGTTCGTCACGATGATGCTGATCCTCCTCATCACGATGCCGATGCTCGTCGCGGCGATGCGGTTCGTGATGACGCTGGGATAA
- a CDS encoding PaeR7I family type II restriction endonuclease, with amino-acid sequence MVSDRILREISRDDYFSRAVRYFWDKRASQAEDQNSRGVKDQGFRSEATGGKHMDGFFLLIRDLLLNVGVPESDICTQKRSLDLPGYFRAEKQWDLIVVKHHPDGKKELVAVLELKSQKGPSFGNNINNRTEEVLGSAYDLWTAYREGAFKTSPSPWLGYMLLLEDCEKSRKSVRNNEPHFEVFPEFKGASYVERYHQTCLRLVRERVYSEVCYLLAKEEDKAKPQNYSEPDEALSGYRFLRSLCSHLGNFYE; translated from the coding sequence ATGGTGAGTGACAGGATACTCCGGGAAATCTCACGGGATGACTATTTTTCTCGTGCGGTGCGATATTTCTGGGATAAAAGGGCGTCGCAGGCGGAAGATCAGAACAGTCGGGGCGTGAAAGACCAGGGTTTTCGTTCGGAAGCGACGGGCGGAAAGCATATGGACGGGTTCTTTCTGCTCATTCGGGATCTACTCCTGAATGTCGGGGTACCTGAGAGCGATATCTGCACACAGAAGAGATCTCTTGACCTTCCAGGGTATTTCCGGGCGGAGAAGCAATGGGATCTTATTGTTGTTAAGCACCATCCTGATGGAAAGAAGGAACTGGTTGCTGTCCTTGAACTGAAGTCCCAGAAAGGGCCATCATTCGGAAATAACATCAACAATCGGACCGAGGAAGTCTTAGGGAGCGCATACGACCTCTGGACTGCCTATCGGGAGGGGGCTTTCAAGACGTCCCCATCTCCCTGGTTGGGGTATATGCTTCTGCTTGAAGACTGTGAAAAGTCCCGAAAGAGCGTGCGGAATAACGAGCCGCACTTTGAAGTGTTCCCTGAATTTAAGGGCGCTTCTTATGTCGAGCGCTATCACCAAACCTGTTTAAGGCTGGTGCGGGAGCGGGTCTATTCAGAGGTCTGTTACCTGCTTGCGAAGGAAGAGGATAAGGCGAAACCCCAAAACTATTCTGAGCCGGATGAGGCTCTCTCGGGTTACCGGTTTTTGCGGTCCCTGTGTTCGCATCTGGGCAATTTTTATGAATAA
- a CDS encoding DNA-methyltransferase translates to MTETTPVFAERSFFINEIGREQPLENFVPAEILEMAEAEGQRAIPRIAKNLSLMKEIEAISSSLPTQHRFINADSRNLAFLPDESVHLVVTSPPYWTLKKYPEKEEQLGQIEDYEVFLEELDKVWRHIYRVLVPGGRLVIVVGDVCLPRREAGRHVVMPLHASIQEHCRKIGFDNLAPIIWYKIANACFEANSPGSFLGKPYEPNGIVKNDIEYILFQRKSGGYRKPTLEARLLSVISEENQKAWFRQIWDLKGASTREHPAPYPLELAERLIRMFSFVGDTVLDPFGGTGTTGLAAARRGRNSISIEIEEKYFLMEVERFARQAKQSRLF, encoded by the coding sequence ATGACGGAAACGACTCCTGTTTTTGCCGAGAGATCCTTTTTCATCAATGAAATCGGACGGGAGCAACCGCTGGAAAACTTTGTACCGGCTGAGATCCTAGAAATGGCGGAAGCCGAGGGGCAACGTGCCATACCGAGGATAGCGAAGAACCTTTCACTGATGAAAGAGATTGAAGCCATATCTAGCAGTTTGCCGACACAACACCGTTTCATAAATGCTGATAGCCGAAACCTTGCATTCCTTCCTGATGAGAGCGTCCACCTGGTTGTGACGTCGCCTCCGTACTGGACCCTCAAGAAATACCCTGAGAAGGAAGAACAACTCGGGCAGATTGAGGACTATGAAGTCTTTTTAGAGGAACTCGACAAGGTCTGGAGGCATATCTACAGGGTTCTTGTCCCTGGGGGCCGCCTTGTCATTGTTGTCGGCGATGTCTGCCTGCCCAGGCGAGAAGCCGGACGTCATGTCGTCATGCCTCTCCACGCCAGTATTCAGGAACACTGCCGGAAGATCGGTTTTGACAACCTGGCGCCGATCATCTGGTACAAAATCGCGAACGCTTGCTTTGAAGCGAATTCTCCAGGATCATTTCTGGGAAAACCCTACGAGCCCAATGGGATCGTCAAAAATGATATAGAATACATCCTCTTCCAGAGAAAATCCGGGGGGTACCGGAAGCCTACTCTTGAAGCACGGTTGCTCTCGGTTATCTCTGAGGAGAACCAGAAAGCATGGTTCCGCCAGATCTGGGATCTTAAAGGGGCATCGACCAGAGAGCACCCCGCACCTTATCCTCTGGAACTGGCAGAAAGGCTCATACGGATGTTTTCTTTCGTGGGTGACACCGTCCTTGACCCCTTCGGCGGCACGGGGACGACTGGCCTTGCTGCCGCACGACGGGGCCGAAACAGCATCAGCATCGAGATCGAAGAAAAATATTTCCTCATGGAGGTTGAACGGTTTGCTCGTCAGGCGAAACAGTCCCGATTATTCTAA
- a CDS encoding SPFH domain-containing protein: MLPVEAIPWTGLITVFLIIAIVIIFASGVVIVQPYEQGLQVRLGQYIGRMNPGFRWVVPLITRVVKLDLRTEVMDVPRQEVITKDNSPTNVDAIVYVRVIDPEKAYFEVMNYRSATVALAQTSLRGIIGDMELDEVLYNRDVINARLRDILDRETDAWGVKVERVEIKEVDPVGPVKQAMTEQTAAERERRAAILRADGEKRAAILRAEGNRQSIILEAEGERQSKILRAEGERTSRILQAQGEAQGLRILSVGSRPLDRRAITVLSLNALKQMADGQATKIIFPFELSTIVKQAAEYLGATVEAPEVPEGTEVPPEDILGEIPSRDELRAAEEAAKVPEIDVEKETRAKPQELAKEGEEGL; encoded by the coding sequence ATGCTTCCAGTTGAGGCTATTCCATGGACCGGACTGATTACGGTCTTTCTTATCATTGCTATCGTCATCATCTTCGCCAGCGGCGTGGTGATCGTGCAGCCATACGAACAGGGGCTTCAGGTTCGCCTGGGGCAGTACATCGGGAGAATGAACCCCGGGTTCCGGTGGGTGGTCCCACTGATCACGAGGGTCGTGAAACTCGATCTCCGGACGGAAGTGATGGACGTCCCGCGGCAGGAGGTTATCACGAAGGATAACTCCCCGACGAACGTCGACGCGATCGTCTACGTCCGGGTGATCGACCCTGAGAAGGCTTACTTTGAGGTGATGAACTACCGGTCGGCGACGGTGGCGCTCGCACAGACGAGTCTGCGAGGGATCATCGGCGACATGGAGCTCGATGAGGTCCTCTACAACCGGGATGTCATCAACGCCCGTCTCCGAGATATCCTCGACCGCGAGACTGATGCTTGGGGCGTGAAGGTCGAGCGGGTGGAGATCAAGGAGGTCGACCCGGTCGGGCCAGTCAAGCAGGCGATGACCGAGCAGACTGCGGCCGAGCGGGAGCGGCGTGCCGCGATCCTCCGGGCAGACGGTGAGAAGCGGGCTGCGATCCTCAGAGCTGAAGGCAACCGGCAGAGCATCATCTTGGAGGCTGAGGGTGAGCGGCAGAGCAAGATCCTCAGGGCCGAGGGTGAGCGGACGTCCCGGATCCTGCAGGCTCAAGGCGAGGCGCAGGGCCTGCGTATCCTCTCGGTCGGCTCCCGGCCGCTGGACCGGCGGGCGATCACGGTCCTCTCGCTCAACGCCCTGAAGCAGATGGCCGACGGCCAGGCGACGAAGATCATATTCCCGTTCGAGCTCTCGACCATCGTCAAGCAGGCCGCCGAGTACCTTGGGGCCACGGTCGAGGCCCCGGAGGTTCCCGAAGGCACCGAGGTGCCCCCCGAGGATATCCTCGGCGAGATCCCGAGTCGGGATGAACTCCGGGCCGCTGAAGAGGCGGCAAAGGTCCCTGAGATCGACGTCGAGAAGGAGACGCGGGCGAAACCTCAGGAACTGGCGAAGGAAGGGGAAGAGGGGCTGTAG
- a CDS encoding NfeD family protein, whose translation MLVEGIALGWVLIVLGAVLLLIEVYQPGFFIAVPATVLIILGVLLLLGVDILSSPTGLIVGVLAAIGAALVTVWLYSRLTPGKKPPETLSRDSLVGLEGLVVKEVDPETLAGKVRIGGMEWSARSESGSIPAGRKVIVIRSEGVHIVVKEIV comes from the coding sequence ATGCTTGTAGAGGGGATAGCTCTCGGCTGGGTGCTGATCGTGCTCGGAGCAGTCCTGCTCCTGATCGAGGTCTACCAGCCCGGGTTCTTCATCGCCGTTCCCGCCACGGTCCTGATCATCCTCGGGGTTCTCCTCCTCCTCGGCGTCGACATCCTCAGTTCTCCCACCGGCCTCATCGTCGGAGTTCTCGCGGCGATTGGGGCGGCTTTGGTCACGGTCTGGCTCTACAGCCGTCTCACGCCCGGAAAAAAGCCGCCGGAGACCCTCTCCCGGGACTCGCTCGTCGGCCTCGAGGGGCTGGTGGTCAAGGAGGTCGATCCGGAGACGCTCGCGGGGAAGGTGCGGATCGGGGGCATGGAGTGGAGCGCGCGTTCCGAGTCCGGGAGCATCCCGGCCGGGAGGAAGGTTATTGTCATCCGCTCCGAAGGAGTGCATATCGTTGTGAAGGAGATTGTGTAA
- a CDS encoding phosphatase PAP2 family protein, with the protein MTDIQIVLIQVLQSRAALLVAPMLFFSFLGQPEFYLLIIPLLYWCLDPRLGLRLGLIMGISGGLTIALKIAFHLPRPYWVSPDVQALGSHPSFGLPSGHAMEATTFWGLIAVAARRRWVWVAVTALVFLIGGSRIYLGVHFPTDVIAGVAFGVVILLAFLAFEEPVGRRVAALPLSRQILVAFAGSLALALASVAALAALGDWQIPASWAAGALERSGQPIHPLDLQNVMTAAGFFFGFAAGAAAAWPRRGSMCIVGKGSDHLLRYGFGISVAGAIWFGLGLLVPPDPVIAVYVAQYLRAAAVAAWVSYGAPMVFARANLMGRRV; encoded by the coding sequence ATGACCGATATTCAGATTGTACTCATTCAGGTGCTCCAGTCGCGGGCGGCGTTGCTTGTCGCCCCGATGTTGTTCTTTTCGTTCCTCGGGCAGCCTGAGTTCTACCTACTCATTATCCCGCTCCTCTACTGGTGCCTGGACCCGCGTCTCGGGCTCCGTTTGGGTCTGATCATGGGAATATCGGGGGGGCTCACCATAGCGCTGAAGATTGCGTTCCACCTCCCCCGCCCCTATTGGGTCAGCCCGGACGTTCAGGCGCTCGGGAGTCACCCGTCGTTTGGCCTGCCGTCGGGGCACGCCATGGAAGCGACGACGTTCTGGGGGCTGATCGCCGTGGCTGCCCGGCGCAGGTGGGTCTGGGTTGCCGTGACCGCCTTGGTCTTCCTCATCGGCGGGTCCCGCATCTATCTCGGCGTCCACTTCCCGACCGACGTCATCGCAGGCGTTGCGTTCGGCGTCGTCATCCTCCTCGCTTTTCTTGCCTTCGAGGAGCCGGTGGGCCGCAGGGTCGCCGCCCTCCCGCTTTCACGCCAGATTCTCGTTGCGTTTGCCGGCTCTCTTGCTCTGGCGCTGGCCTCGGTTGCCGCCCTCGCGGCTCTCGGGGACTGGCAGATCCCGGCATCCTGGGCTGCGGGAGCGCTTGAGCGGTCGGGTCAGCCGATCCACCCGCTCGACCTCCAGAATGTCATGACGGCGGCGGGATTTTTCTTCGGGTTTGCGGCCGGGGCGGCGGCCGCTTGGCCTCGCCGGGGGAGTATGTGCATCGTCGGGAAGGGATCCGACCATCTACTCCGCTATGGCTTCGGTATCTCCGTGGCAGGGGCGATCTGGTTCGGGCTTGGACTCCTGGTCCCGCCTGACCCCGTCATCGCGGTTTACGTCGCTCAATACCTCAGGGCCGCCGCCGTTGCCGCATGGGTCTCATATGGCGCCCCGATGGTCTTTGCCCGCGCAAATTTGATGGGTAGACGTGTGTAA
- a CDS encoding MarC family protein: MDLVTGFADFTAFSLVAIASIIAVMNPASTVAVYTALTEGMSGSERRKVIHSSMKIAFIVLAFFALTGQLIFSIFNITVPAFQIAGGILLVSVATGMLGAKSESYSPEELENIAVVPLAFPLSCGPGTITTVILLASGPEGVLGLVAVFAGIIVALAVSYVGMLYGPKVFAYLGEEGLRVVPKLLAVIVLAIAIQFIINGVAAAMPQILGGIDLSGLI; encoded by the coding sequence ATGGACTTGGTGACGGGGTTTGCTGATTTCACAGCGTTCAGCCTGGTTGCAATCGCGTCGATCATCGCGGTGATGAACCCGGCCTCCACGGTTGCAGTCTACACGGCGCTCACCGAGGGCATGAGCGGGAGCGAACGCAGGAAGGTCATTCATTCCTCGATGAAAATCGCCTTCATCGTACTTGCCTTCTTTGCCCTCACCGGGCAACTGATCTTCTCGATCTTCAATATCACCGTCCCGGCGTTCCAGATCGCCGGCGGCATCCTGCTGGTCAGCGTGGCGACCGGGATGCTCGGCGCAAAAAGCGAGTCGTACTCGCCCGAGGAACTCGAGAACATCGCCGTCGTCCCGCTGGCCTTCCCGCTCTCGTGCGGCCCCGGGACGATCACGACGGTGATCCTGCTTGCATCGGGCCCGGAGGGCGTGCTTGGCCTCGTCGCGGTCTTCGCGGGGATTATTGTCGCACTCGCCGTCTCCTATGTCGGGATGCTCTACGGGCCCAAGGTCTTTGCCTACCTCGGTGAGGAAGGGTTGCGGGTCGTCCCGAAACTGCTGGCGGTCATCGTCCTTGCCATCGCCATCCAGTTTATCATCAATGGGGTCGCGGCAGCGATGCCTCAGATCCTCGGCGGCATCGACCTGAGCGGGCTGATATGA
- a CDS encoding DUF3303 domain-containing protein: MLFVLWYKFEPEHTHHVLELWKYFQFPSDVKVHHRYLLIGRHMSVAIFEAPDERSILKITAPFSSYGVAHVAPAMSLEEAIKAV, from the coding sequence ATGCTCTTTGTCCTGTGGTATAAATTCGAGCCGGAGCACACCCACCATGTTCTGGAACTCTGGAAGTACTTCCAGTTTCCCTCCGATGTGAAGGTCCACCACCGCTACCTCCTCATCGGGCGGCACATGTCGGTCGCCATCTTCGAAGCGCCTGACGAGCGCTCCATCCTGAAGATCACCGCGCCGTTCAGCTCCTACGGGGTTGCGCACGTCGCGCCGGCGATGTCGCTTGAAGAGGCGATCAAGGCGGTCTGA
- a CDS encoding ABC transporter permease has protein sequence MRDRILVDLAVRNLRRHAVRSVLATVGIVIGVLAIASLGILGASLSALVGGLVSDVSDTILITPHVAVSSGDPFDPRNTLASRISDRDAALIEKAAGQNRVIPMIRTAERLTSGDTSGYVAVYALHPDDIPLLLDAEAGRYPESASPGVMVGSLLADDLDLAVGSRIEFANESVRVVGIAAERGMGIDINPDYAVIVTDARYPDEDPNMVVVKVADPADIGEVKAAIESQVNRRKEKVDVLDSREVLQLYYETMDAISLFLLGIGAVSLFVASVSILNVMVISVTERRREIGLMRSIGAERREVLVMFLIEALVLGVAGSIVGGFLSSLVGYYASAAASGLLGEFVAPGGAGAAGPAVAGYIAFGMAFGVAASVVAGLYPAWKAARVNPIEALRYE, from the coding sequence ATGCGCGATAGGATCCTCGTCGACCTCGCGGTCCGGAACCTCAGGCGGCATGCGGTCAGGTCGGTCCTCGCCACAGTCGGGATCGTCATCGGGGTCCTTGCCATAGCATCGCTCGGGATCCTCGGCGCCAGCCTCTCGGCGCTCGTCGGGGGTCTGGTATCGGACGTGAGCGACACCATCCTCATCACCCCTCACGTGGCGGTATCCAGCGGCGATCCCTTTGACCCCCGGAACACGCTCGCGTCCCGGATATCCGACCGGGACGCGGCGCTCATCGAGAAGGCCGCCGGGCAGAACCGCGTGATCCCGATGATCCGTACGGCCGAACGGCTCACTTCGGGGGATACCTCCGGCTACGTCGCCGTCTACGCGCTCCACCCCGACGACATACCGTTGCTGCTTGATGCGGAGGCGGGGCGCTACCCTGAGTCGGCGTCGCCAGGGGTGATGGTGGGCTCGCTCCTCGCCGACGACCTCGATCTCGCCGTGGGGAGCAGGATCGAGTTTGCGAACGAGAGCGTCCGGGTCGTCGGAATTGCCGCCGAGCGGGGCATGGGGATCGATATCAACCCCGATTACGCCGTCATCGTCACGGACGCCCGCTACCCTGACGAGGACCCGAACATGGTGGTGGTGAAGGTCGCGGACCCCGCCGATATCGGCGAGGTGAAGGCCGCCATCGAGAGCCAGGTCAACCGCAGGAAGGAGAAGGTGGACGTCCTCGACTCGCGCGAGGTGCTCCAACTCTACTACGAGACGATGGACGCCATCTCCCTCTTCCTGCTCGGCATCGGCGCGGTATCGCTCTTCGTCGCGAGCGTCTCGATCCTCAACGTCATGGTCATCTCCGTGACGGAGCGGCGACGCGAGATCGGGCTGATGCGGAGCATCGGGGCAGAGCGGCGCGAGGTGCTCGTCATGTTCCTCATCGAGGCCTTGGTCCTCGGCGTCGCAGGCAGCATCGTCGGCGGGTTCCTCAGTTCTCTCGTGGGCTACTACGCGAGCGCCGCCGCTTCGGGGCTTCTCGGGGAGTTCGTCGCTCCGGGGGGAGCGGGGGCCGCCGGCCCGGCGGTCGCCGGCTACATCGCCTTCGGGATGGCGTTCGGCGTTGCCGCAAGCGTCGTCGCCGGGCTCTACCCGGCATGGAAGGCGGCGCGCGTAAACCCGATCGAGGCTCTCCGCTACGAGTGA